The DNA window CCCTCAGCGCCTCGATGAACGCGGCTCCGACCGCCAGAGCCGAGGCGCCGCCTCCGAAGCCGTTGAACACCGCTACCACCTGCGGCATGGCGGTCATCGGGGCGCGATAGGCCATGATCGCTCCGACCAATCCTCCGACGACGAACCCGGCGACGATGATCTGGAAGCTGACGATGCGGTGATCGGTCAGGGTGACGACGATGGCGATGAGCATGCCGAGGGCGCCGAGGAGGTTTCCCCGGACCGCGGTCCGCGGATGGGTCAGCCCTTTGAGACCGAGGATGAAGAGGACGGCGGCGATGAGGTAGAAGAGGTTAATGAACGCTTCGCTCATCTTCGCCCTTGCGGTGGAACATCCCCAGCATGCGGTGGGTGACGAGGAAGCCCCCGACGACGTTGGCGGTGGCCATGGCCACCGCGAGGAATCCGAAGATCTCGGTGGCAAGGGTCAATCGGGCACCCGAGGTGACCAGCGTTCCGACGAGAGTGATCCCGGAGATCGCGTTCGCCCCGGACATGAGCGGCGTGTGGAGAAGGGGCGGAACCTTGGTGATGATCTCGAAGCCGACGAATAGCGCAAGCACGAAGATGGTCAGAGGGGCCACGAATGCTTCCATCAGGAGCTTCTCCTTTCCTCGCTCGCGAGGAGCTCGCGCACCCGCGTGCTCACGACCTTTCCCTCGCGCGTCAAGAGCGTGTCGTTCACGATCGGATCGTCCCCGTCGAGATCGACGCGTCCATCCTTGATCAGGTTCGAGACGAAGGCGGTCACGTTGCTGGAATACATCTGACTCGCGTGGTTCGGGACCGTCGCCGGCAGATTGACGGGCCCCAGGATGGTGACGCCGTCGAGCTGGACGGTCTCCCCCGCCCGGGTGAGCTCGC is part of the Vicinamibacteria bacterium genome and encodes:
- a CDS encoding NAD(P) transhydrogenase subunit alpha is translated as MEAFVAPLTIFVLALFVGFEIITKVPPLLHTPLMSGANAISGITLVGTLVTSGARLTLATEIFGFLAVAMATANVVGGFLVTHRMLGMFHRKGEDERSVH
- a CDS encoding NAD(P)(+) transhydrogenase (Re/Si-specific) subunit beta; translated protein: MSEAFINLFYLIAAVLFILGLKGLTHPRTAVRGNLLGALGMLIAIVVTLTDHRIVSFQIIVAGFVVGGLVGAIMAYRAPMTAMPQVVAVFNGFGGGASALAVGAAFIEALR